The proteins below come from a single Corylus avellana chromosome ca3, CavTom2PMs-1.0 genomic window:
- the LOC132174127 gene encoding receptor-like protein 56, with protein MSSNQLTGRIPFGMGDLSQLRFLNLSDNFLTGFILNSFQNLKNMERLDLSQNKLSGKIPYELVGLTFLSTFSVAYNNLSGRIPFVRQFSTFNMQCYDGNTDLCGEPLPRNCSTTIELEPEHEGQNKYEKEGARIIDNPLFFYAFVAIS; from the coding sequence ATGTCATCTAACCAATTGACTGGTAGGATTCCTTTTGGAATGGGAGACTTGTCACAACTTCGATTCTTGAACTTGTCGGATAATTTTCTAACTGGTTTCATTCTAAATTCTTTCCAAAACTTGAAAAACATGGAAAGATTGGATCTTTCTCAAAACAAGTTGAGTGGAAAAATCCCTTATGAATTGGTTGGACTCACTTTTCTATCTACATTTAGTGTTGCATATAACAATCTTTCAGGAAGAATCCCATTTGTGCGGCAGTTCTCAACTTTCAATATGCAATGCTATGATGGAAATACGGATCTCTGTGGAGAGCCTTTGCCAAGAAACTGCTCAACCACAATCGAACTTGAACCTGAACATGAGGGCCAAAACAAGTACGAAAAAGAAGGGGCTAGAATAATTgataatcctttattcttttatgcATTTGTTGCTATCTCTTAA